A genomic window from Silene latifolia isolate original U9 population chromosome Y, ASM4854445v1, whole genome shotgun sequence includes:
- the LOC141631483 gene encoding uncharacterized protein LOC141631483: MHIKPHHSESWRSILQVRNELITQAGGISQEQTILSSSVKNGKLHLHLAYDQFRNKENSVAWTKGVWHRAVLPKHSFFMVLAMQRLLATIDKLNHKGICIINRCILCNEACETHRHLFFRCPFAAAVWNRILDWMQLPGRINDVRIELRWIAGRRVRRH, encoded by the coding sequence ATGCATATTAAGCCTCATCATTCTGAGAGTTGGAGAAGTATTCTTCAGGTGAGAAATGAATTGATAACTCAAGCAGGAGGGATTTCCCAGGAACAGACAATTCTCTCTAGCAGTGTCAAGAATGGTAAGCTCCATCTCCATTTGGCGTATGATCAATTCAGAAACAAGGAGAATTCAGTGGCTTGGACTAAGGGTGTATGGCACAGAGCTGTACTACCAAAGCATAGTTTCTTTATGGTTTTGGCTATGCAGAGACTCCTAGCAACTATTGACAAGCTCAATCACAAAGGTATCTGTATAATAAACCGCTGCATATTATGCAATGAAGCTTGTGAAACACACAGACATCTGTTCTTCAGATGCCCATTTGCTGCAGCTGTTTGGAATAGAATTTTGGACTGGATGCAATTGCCTGGTAGAATAAATGATGTGAGAATTGAGCTACGCTGGATAGCTGGAAGAAGAGTGAGGAGGCATTAG